From the Anopheles merus strain MAF chromosome 2L, AmerM5.1, whole genome shotgun sequence genome, the window AGCAATCCTTCCTTAGTCCTTCAACCAGCAATCCTTTCAAGCCAGGCTCAGAATGGCTTGGCCAGCCAATTCCCCGTATCCGTTCCAGAAGAAGATGCGGCTTCGATTGCATTCGAGCAACAAATACCGGTCATGAGGAAAAACTCTTTAGAAGATGCTGACACCTTATCAAGTCAAGCGACATCTTCAATTGCCACGGAGGTTATAGGTTTTTGCAAGAGTATGTTTGATCAAGTTATGCAAAGACTCGATCAACTCGACAGCAAAGTAAATAAATTGGACAAACGTACTGCTTTGCTGCAAGTAACTGTCGACCATATAAAAGATTGCGTTAAAATGCCACACAAAGTGGCAGAGGTCGACAAAGAGATGGAATCTTTATTGAAACCTATTTCAACCCCTGAAGAGCTGACAATCATGGAGGAAAAATTGGGTGACgttatgtttttcaacactGTAAAACAGTGGATTGAATCAACCATATCATCTGGGGATACGGATAATCGACTGCACGAGGCAATCGATGTAATGTTCACCCGGGAGTTTATGCCTAGCTGTAGCTGGAAGGGTCGAAGCCCAACAGCTAAAATAGCATTGGCGAATTATAAGGCAATTATAaaaatttttaaagaaattggCAGCACCCCTTTGAACACAATTTCAGAGGGATACGTTGCCAAAttctttaaaacaaaattgccGCATGCCAAAGAAAGGCTGGACCTTGCTGGAAATAGAAAAGTAATGTGCATCAAACGTAAAGCAGAACCAtggcattaattaaaaagATGTGCGTAAATCAATGCGAACTCATAATACGAAAATGAATACCAAAATAAAATGAGCTGTGAATTTGTAATGTTAGCATAATGTTttctaatgaaataaaatgaagcatttaaacgtacatttattgtttattgcgTAGCCAAACTTAATTAAATTACacgattatttttatatattcttcttctatatGGCGTCCTACGCTACGCGAACATGCTggacaggctttcgagacttaattcgttactacgcagccggatagtcaatccatGCTACGGGGGGGCGGTCCATTTTAGGCTCGAACCattgacgggcatgttattaagtcgttctAGTTGAGGaccgtaccacgggaccgccccattTTTATATATAGTACATTATAATTATTGAATGAAAGTGTGCAAGAGTGGAATAAACATATAGCTATCGCTTTCTAATACAACAGCACAAACTTTACATAGCACTTCTGAAAGAGATACCTTAATGCAATCGCttgataaataaattaaatctcCTGTCGTTATATGTAACATGTAGGACGAACAAGGATTTACGAAGCTTTCACGCTGTTTAAGGAATTGGCATCCATACAATACATATTCTCCAGACTCATAAGTTGCGCTTTTATACTTTACAACAGTGTTATCTTTTAGCATAAACCATTGGTCCCTATCAGTTGGTTTCAACACAAAATCAGGTGTGATGTAAAAGCGTACGGAATTACCTCTAGCGCTAATTTTAGGAAAACTTGGTTCAATTATTTCCTGTGCTGTCTTTATTTCCTCTGTTTCAGCCAATCTATTTATGATTTGTTCTAAGCTTCTTGTTCCATGACGCAatccatttttcattttttgtaattcattTTCGAAAATATCAGCGGAAATCGTTTCCAAGTCACCAAATCTATCAACATCATCGAAAACATGTTCTAAAATATGAACATTGCTAGACATTAAACTTTTGTCataaattttatcaaaatctATCACAAACTTATTGAGCAACTCTCCTGCATACCTCCAATAGATTTTATAAATTGGAGAGGATAAAAATGTAACAGCACAGAACAGAAGCATAAAGTGATTATAATTATCGATaggtaaattattttttaaaactacAACACCAATATAACGCAGAAATGACCGAAATTCCGAACCTTTCCAAAACGGAAGGTATTTTAATCCACGCATTTTGCGATGAATTTCCGATGGGAGCTGTGACTCTTTTAGAAATTTGCTGATTTGTTGCTTCTGCAGAGGAGTCCACTTTTTATGTTTTCCGAACTTTCCACTCATCCAGCCATTCAGTAGCTTCCGCATGATTCCCAAATAGAATAAATGAAGTGGATCAGAAGTTATAACATCTCTAACAATATCGAAATTCATTAGGTCTATTAAAGGTGTGTGATGTTTGCAATGAGAAGGATATGCACCTCCTTTGAACAACGTATCTGTTCGCTTGGTTGCACCTATTCCTTCGAAATACATTCGTTTTGTATCCGGATCTTTTTTAGCTATATTAAGACATTTCAAACAGCCCTCTGCTGCATTGAAACAGACAACACCTAAAGTAGAAAAATACCATAAACATTATTACAAACATAACAAGTTTTCCCTTAATTCATGCTTACCTTTTAGAAACGCTCGAGCTGGAGAATCTGCTATGATTGCTCTTGGTAGCACTTTTATCTTTTTGCCATTTATGAAAAGTCCTTTGATTTGCAGTTCATTGAATTCTGTGACGAACTCTCTTAAGTATTCCTCTACCGAATCAGGTTTACATTCGCCACAGTAAATagccaccaccatcactggTGTTTTAGGCATTCCGTGTATTCTCATTAAAATAGGCCAAAATTGGGTTAAACCACTTTTGTGAAGCGGTAAACCATCCATTGAAAAGTCTAATTTCATTAAATCGACCTTAGGGGTTTTGTTtctataagaaaaaaaatataaaatacacgaAGCATTAGAATCAAAGTATCAATATTAGGATCAATGTATAAATATTAGGACTGGAAACTACCTTACTTGAAATATTGTTGTAGTCTCTTAGCTATTCCATAATACCATAATTGTCGACCGGCGGTTGTACTAATGTTGTTCTTTTCGGTTGACTGCGGAGTTTTGAGAAATGTCCGTGCATCTTTTGGCACTTTATACGGTGTTGTTTCTCGAACCAGAGCCAGCAACGAGTTAATGGCACAATGTCTCTGATTTGTTTCCAAAGCCCATCTTCTGAGTCCATCTTCAAATGATATACCATTCGGCACATTAGGACATTCCATATTATTCTCATCACTGTCATTGGACTCTTCTTCATCACTCGAAGTCAAGGATGAAAATTCGCTATCGCTCAAAACAGGATCAGCAATATTATTGTCGCTGGACATGTCAACTCCTGATCCAGGATATGGGAAACTCACATCCATGTTTTCTATAAGTAAGCAAAACTTAGTTTAGTAAAAATCCAGTAAAACACAACGATAACGGAACCTACCTTCTAGCTGCTGAAACGCGGCAGTTGTGTTTTCACGTTCTTCATTTTCCCATTCCTGCTCGAGTACTTTGTTCATAGCGTCACGAATTTGATACAATGACCCGGTTTGCTTGTCACGTTTAGATGCCATTTCGAATCACAAATAACTTAAATCACCTTTTAAAACTTGTCAAAGCTATCAACGATGTTTAGCCGGCCGGCGTTGACgagaaatgatttttattatttgcagCAACGATATGAAGTGGTATGCGTAAagcatttttcatttctactTGAagtaacacacacatactttcaaaaatgtaaatcTTCAAACACGATCGGCTGCTTCCAAATACGAACGGGTACCAAAACGAAGTAAATTTCTACCCCTCATCATCATTCTTCATCCATCAACTGATTTCGCACACGCATACAGTCACAGGCAGTGTGCTCCGCAGTCAAAAAATTGACGAAGAgaacatgctttctcgctctggcACAGAGTAAAAGGTTCGAGCGACTTCGGCTTTGTCTGGTGggtagtgtgtgccgagcgccgagCAGAGAGTGTGCACGaaggccgatcgagcaggagctctcggcaggggcgctcggtgcggctggcgcGCGGCCTACGTTGTAAAGTGTTGTACGTTTTAACGTGTTTGTATTTCATGTATCGATtgcgatcactacttggttggcttagtgatacgttgtagaatcgcccgcccccgcaccaatgggggcggagaaaacacgcagcctcggctcaacacggactctctaagggacattactgtccaacaggaattcaaagccgctttagacgagtctctactaccagaaaacagatatgaaactacgagcgagaggtggaacgctctaaaaacaaaaataataaactgtgcaagaaatatactcccaccacgtcgtggcaacaccaaatctggctggttcgacgatgaatgcagacaagtgaccgaacgtaagaatactgcataccgagcaatgcagcaacggcatagaacgcgggcatgcgcagaggaatattcacggctcagacgcgaagagaaacgagttcaccgctctaagaagcatgctttggaagagcaaaacat encodes:
- the LOC121594852 gene encoding uncharacterized protein LOC121594852, coding for MASKRDKQTGSLYQIRDAMNKVLEQEWENEERENTTAAFQQLEENMDVSFPYPGSGVDMSSDNNIADPVLSDSEFSSLTSSDEEESNDSDENNMECPNVPNGISFEDGLRRWALETNQRHCAINSLLALVRETTPYKVPKDARTFLKTPQSTEKNNISTTAGRQLWYYGIAKRLQQYFKNKTPKVDLMKLDFSMDGLPLHKSGLTQFWPILMRIHGMPKTPVMVVAIYCGECKPDSVEEYLREFVTEFNELQIKGLFINGKKIKVLPRAIIADSPARAFLKA